The following proteins come from a genomic window of Gimesia chilikensis:
- a CDS encoding 4Fe-4S binding protein, whose amino-acid sequence MTELPLVSQPAPRPRPASRLRSFSLKLYRLTVLILIVWLIRDYYIRIRVQGKAPVELHEVKAILPGAESLSVDHSDRMGLFVLDENNQTIGYAIRTSPVSDEIIGYCGPSDTLVVFEQKTGKVAGLAIRSSGDTTSHVNDVRANQYFMDRWKEYAWDQIAGLDLERGEIEGVSGATMTSMGLAYAIRNRIRYSKQQEQSVTPFRFAAKDAFLISFTVGACLLTFTRLKRFHWLRKLFKIAAFIYLGFVTGDLLAESLFAGWAKYSVPWRQLSGLVLLAGAAILVPWSSRRNIYCQTLCPHGTAQEFLGKIVPHQKKLKIRPDVKRALRWIPGLLLGLILVIIFLKLPVDLAELEAFDAYLLTSAGIASIAIAVSGLVASIFVPQAYCHYGCPTGTIFEFVRSHGRADHFGKSDFVAGLFLMLALTLNQYAEQFQQLLLQ is encoded by the coding sequence ATGACCGAGTTACCTCTAGTCTCTCAGCCTGCGCCACGCCCCCGGCCAGCCAGTCGTCTCAGATCTTTCTCGTTGAAACTCTATCGTCTTACGGTTCTGATTCTGATTGTCTGGCTGATTCGCGATTACTACATCCGGATTCGTGTTCAAGGTAAGGCTCCCGTAGAACTGCATGAAGTGAAAGCTATCCTGCCCGGGGCAGAATCGCTGAGTGTCGATCATTCAGACCGCATGGGGCTCTTTGTCCTGGATGAAAATAACCAAACCATCGGCTACGCCATCCGCACTTCACCTGTTTCTGATGAGATCATTGGTTATTGTGGGCCCTCCGATACCCTGGTCGTCTTTGAACAGAAAACGGGGAAAGTAGCAGGGCTGGCGATTCGCTCAAGTGGTGATACGACCTCGCATGTCAATGATGTTCGCGCAAACCAGTACTTCATGGACCGCTGGAAAGAATATGCCTGGGACCAGATCGCGGGGCTCGATCTGGAACGAGGTGAAATTGAAGGGGTATCTGGAGCAACGATGACCAGCATGGGACTGGCATATGCCATCCGAAATCGCATCCGATACTCGAAGCAGCAGGAGCAGTCTGTCACTCCCTTTCGTTTTGCAGCGAAAGACGCATTTCTCATCTCATTTACTGTAGGGGCCTGCCTGCTGACGTTCACACGACTGAAGCGATTTCACTGGCTGCGAAAACTGTTCAAAATTGCTGCGTTCATTTACCTGGGATTCGTCACAGGAGATCTGCTGGCGGAATCTCTATTCGCCGGCTGGGCCAAGTATTCCGTACCGTGGCGACAACTTTCTGGTCTGGTCTTACTGGCCGGAGCTGCGATATTGGTCCCCTGGAGTTCCCGGCGGAATATTTACTGCCAGACTTTATGCCCACATGGCACAGCCCAGGAATTCCTGGGAAAAATTGTCCCTCATCAAAAGAAGTTAAAAATCAGACCTGATGTGAAACGGGCCTTGCGCTGGATTCCTGGTTTGCTGCTTGGCCTGATCCTGGTCATCATCTTTCTCAAACTCCCCGTCGATCTGGCAGAACTGGAGGCTTTCGACGCTTATCTGCTGACGTCCGCGGGAATCGCTTCGATTGCCATCGCTGTATCTGGACTGGTGGCGTCGATCTTTGTTCCACAGGCCTACTGCCATTATGGATGTCCCACGGGGACAATTTTTGAATTTGTCCGCTCACATGGCCGCGCCGATCATTTCGGAAAGAGTGATTTCGTAGCAGGTCTCTTTTTAATGTTGGCGCTGACCCTCAATCAGTATGCCGAACAGTTCCAGCAACTGTTACTGCAATAG
- a CDS encoding FAD-dependent oxidoreductase has product MRLLPQSLLVLTGLAITLLPAISRAETKPTNGVLVEAESFNQHGGWKLDTQFIHIMGSPYLLAHGLGQPVADAETTVKFPETGTYRVLVRTKDWVAPWKAPGSPGRFQLKIDGQPLKETFGTKGAKWFWHDGGTVEITKPEVKLTLHDLTGFEGRCDAILFTRDLNYQPPNDLSPMDQWRKSMLGLPAEPEVTEPYDLVVVGGGYSGMGAAISAARMGCKVALIQNRPVLGGNGSSEVRVWAQGLVRRGKYPHIGEIIAEFADSAAASPGTYEEYGDKKKEAIVRAEKNIDLFLNTHAFAVKKEGDAIQSVTAFNTKTSKRTEFRGKLFADCTGHAEIGYLAGADYYTHDKGHMGMSNMWTWKEAEQPQSFPDLEWALNLNMDDFPYPKRFHGEWFWESGFDKDPIQDLESMRDWNFRAVYGAWNAMKNKGGKDKHENAVMTWMAYIGGPRESRMLRGDVILRRKDIVAKVDFPDGCVPSTWSIDLHYPKKQYMQKYPEDPFISQAVFDRSVDRKRGYPIPYRCFYSRNVPNLFMAGRCISVTHEALGTVRVMKTGGMMGEVVGKAAAVCVEKDCQPRAVYTDYYKDLEKLMARKGIERRDTVDGKFYTPENSQELPPVIDPYIDPATLPGMVIDDENENVQFVGKWTKGEGLKGYIGNHYVYHGKGKKAEIHFKFEVAKTGKYEVRLAYGHHENRATNTPVTVRSADETKTVKINQRIKPPLPHGFISLGTFEFKQGQPVEVIMSNTGVDGNVHADAIQVLPVD; this is encoded by the coding sequence CCCTTATCTGCTCGCTCACGGGTTAGGACAGCCCGTTGCTGATGCAGAAACCACGGTGAAATTTCCGGAAACGGGAACATACCGGGTTCTGGTCAGAACCAAAGACTGGGTCGCTCCCTGGAAAGCGCCTGGATCTCCTGGCCGATTCCAGTTGAAAATTGATGGACAGCCTCTCAAAGAAACATTCGGTACGAAAGGCGCCAAATGGTTCTGGCACGATGGCGGGACCGTTGAGATCACAAAACCGGAAGTCAAACTCACCTTACATGATCTGACCGGTTTTGAGGGACGCTGCGATGCAATTCTGTTTACACGAGATCTGAATTACCAGCCCCCCAATGATCTTTCTCCCATGGATCAGTGGCGTAAAAGCATGCTGGGACTGCCTGCGGAACCTGAAGTGACCGAGCCTTACGACCTGGTCGTTGTCGGTGGGGGATACTCTGGGATGGGCGCTGCCATCTCCGCCGCGCGCATGGGTTGTAAAGTCGCCTTGATTCAGAATCGTCCGGTTCTGGGAGGTAATGGAAGCTCTGAAGTACGTGTCTGGGCACAGGGACTGGTGCGTCGTGGTAAATATCCACATATTGGTGAAATCATCGCCGAATTCGCTGATTCCGCCGCCGCCTCTCCCGGGACCTATGAAGAGTATGGAGACAAGAAAAAAGAAGCCATCGTGCGGGCCGAGAAAAATATTGACCTCTTCCTGAACACGCATGCTTTCGCAGTCAAAAAAGAGGGAGACGCCATCCAGAGCGTTACTGCTTTCAATACCAAAACCAGTAAACGGACTGAGTTCCGCGGCAAACTGTTTGCTGACTGCACCGGTCATGCGGAAATCGGTTATCTCGCAGGCGCAGATTATTATACGCACGATAAAGGCCACATGGGAATGAGTAACATGTGGACCTGGAAAGAAGCAGAACAGCCTCAGTCCTTCCCTGACCTGGAATGGGCACTCAATCTGAATATGGACGATTTCCCCTACCCGAAACGCTTTCATGGCGAGTGGTTCTGGGAAAGTGGTTTTGACAAAGACCCCATTCAGGATCTGGAATCAATGCGGGACTGGAATTTTCGTGCCGTCTATGGTGCCTGGAACGCGATGAAGAATAAAGGGGGCAAGGACAAGCATGAGAATGCCGTGATGACCTGGATGGCCTATATTGGGGGTCCTCGTGAATCCCGTATGCTTCGGGGAGATGTTATTCTGCGTCGGAAAGATATCGTCGCAAAAGTTGATTTTCCCGATGGATGCGTTCCCAGCACCTGGTCTATCGATCTGCATTACCCCAAGAAGCAGTACATGCAGAAGTATCCAGAAGATCCTTTCATCTCACAGGCCGTCTTCGATCGCAGCGTCGATCGTAAGCGAGGCTATCCGATTCCTTACCGCTGTTTCTACTCACGGAACGTACCGAACCTGTTCATGGCGGGACGCTGCATCAGCGTAACGCATGAAGCGCTGGGTACAGTACGTGTGATGAAGACTGGTGGAATGATGGGAGAAGTCGTCGGGAAAGCAGCTGCTGTCTGTGTTGAGAAAGACTGTCAGCCGCGTGCTGTTTACACTGACTATTACAAAGACCTGGAAAAACTAATGGCCCGCAAGGGTATCGAACGGCGTGACACAGTCGACGGTAAGTTTTACACACCTGAAAACTCTCAGGAATTACCGCCAGTAATTGACCCCTACATCGATCCGGCAACGCTCCCCGGGATGGTCATCGACGATGAAAACGAAAACGTTCAGTTCGTTGGCAAGTGGACTAAAGGTGAAGGTCTCAAGGGTTATATCGGCAACCACTATGTTTATCATGGGAAGGGTAAAAAAGCGGAAATCCACTTCAAATTTGAGGTCGCTAAAACCGGAAAATACGAAGTCCGCCTCGCTTATGGCCACCATGAAAACCGGGCGACGAACACACCTGTGACAGTTCGCTCAGCCGATGAAACCAAGACCGTAAAGATTAATCAGCGGATCAAGCCTCCCCTGCCTCATGGTTTTATCTCACTGGGTACCTTCGAGTTTAAACAGGGGCAACCTGTCGAAGTTATCATGTCGAATACGGGTGTCGATGGTAATGTGCATGCTGATGCGATTCAGGTCCTTCCGGTAGACTGA
- a CDS encoding rhomboid family intramembrane serine protease, with protein MLHSIRSFCSRFPVTAAFIAIAVGLFIAVQVYRINHNSAGQSDFDDALWKLGAVQPLVFVHDHPLIEEKDYPTGGPFDLWAGEWWRILISGFHHGDLLHLVMNCLAIGFLGHLIEPVMRNWIYALFLIVATFVSLLPEYYWEHYAVGLSGAAFAMFGMLILLRKTDEHIAEVFTDREIHWGLGWLLLCFVLTYLGILNIANAAHVTGFLYGLLAGVVVVNHSRWKSLFRFAFVALHLALIPATWLVCHPYWNGKYYWYLARHTEDLGQRITYLQKGVDLSPGEPKIGAELALSLYRTESVPFGSWETILKSLKRNRSYEKGVELARLIWKQFHSEDQKAQARAMVDEIFGDESEAWSDRLQLAQVEMVQTDLAPERGGKGPAEELLFLKEQGPQTGTLKPQDLTAPPVDPGSPQSAVEGVTL; from the coding sequence ATGTTGCATTCTATCAGAAGTTTCTGTTCCCGCTTTCCTGTCACTGCAGCCTTTATCGCGATTGCAGTCGGGTTATTCATCGCCGTTCAGGTTTATCGCATCAACCACAATTCAGCTGGTCAAAGTGATTTTGATGATGCGCTCTGGAAACTGGGAGCCGTTCAGCCACTGGTCTTTGTACACGACCATCCGTTGATTGAAGAGAAGGATTATCCAACGGGGGGACCCTTCGATCTTTGGGCGGGAGAATGGTGGCGGATTCTGATCAGCGGTTTTCATCATGGAGATTTGCTGCATCTGGTGATGAACTGCCTCGCAATCGGCTTTCTGGGTCATCTGATCGAACCGGTGATGCGTAACTGGATTTACGCGCTGTTTCTGATTGTCGCGACATTCGTATCCCTGCTGCCTGAGTACTACTGGGAGCACTATGCCGTGGGGTTGTCGGGAGCCGCGTTTGCGATGTTTGGCATGCTGATTCTGTTACGTAAGACCGATGAGCACATTGCTGAAGTGTTTACCGATCGAGAAATCCACTGGGGCCTGGGCTGGCTCTTACTCTGCTTTGTACTGACCTATCTGGGAATCCTGAATATCGCGAATGCCGCCCATGTGACCGGGTTCCTGTATGGACTTCTGGCGGGAGTGGTGGTGGTCAATCACTCGCGTTGGAAGAGCCTGTTCCGGTTTGCGTTTGTCGCGTTACATCTGGCTTTAATCCCGGCGACCTGGCTGGTCTGTCATCCTTACTGGAATGGAAAGTATTACTGGTACCTGGCGCGTCATACCGAGGACCTGGGGCAGCGGATTACCTATTTACAAAAAGGGGTCGATCTGTCACCAGGCGAACCAAAAATTGGTGCAGAACTCGCGCTGAGCCTGTATCGTACCGAGTCAGTCCCCTTTGGTTCCTGGGAGACCATTCTCAAGTCTCTCAAGCGGAATCGAAGCTATGAGAAAGGTGTAGAGCTGGCGAGGCTGATCTGGAAACAGTTCCATTCCGAAGACCAGAAAGCACAGGCACGGGCCATGGTGGACGAGATCTTTGGCGATGAGTCTGAGGCCTGGTCAGATCGTCTGCAACTGGCGCAGGTGGAAATGGTGCAGACCGATCTCGCTCCCGAGCGAGGTGGTAAAGGTCCCGCGGAGGAACTGCTGTTCTTGAAAGAGCAGGGACCTCAAACCGGAACTCTTAAGCCCCAGGACTTGACCGCGCCACCAGTGGATCCCGGTTCTCCCCAGAGTGCCGTCGAAGGCGTCACGCTTTGA
- a CDS encoding PAS domain S-box protein, giving the protein MKFKFGSGKVKLNQFRIDSTQNTLEPRKDAYTAESETTCIKSILESIPSGAVLLQTGSLYFNERANALLGSSEDHPEVFEENVTRLLTLKPNPLPESAVHPAQVEFWSSCHDGNQCLCEVTLPAQEESSLWLIDEITSRRQNERLHHLLTSATSDVTGDEFFKRLVTTLAEALKLKCVLLVKHQTFHFEPGNQRIGKCQTVGACFDGELVPDFEYEVKGTPCADAIGTEPYSVCQNVARHYPEDMFLQEYEIESYFSLPMVDKHGAVQGHLVMLGDRPIYEDLCEIPAIKSYTYRAAAELSREYAERKLKESELRITMAARGSEIGLWDYDVITKQARFDDKWFTMLGYTPGEFAASFAAWQSLVHPEDLPPTLRLLKDYLDGKSPSYEAEIRMKTKAGAWKWILTRGKIAAYSPHQKPVQVIGTHIDIDDLKRSQQIRLQNEARLRIIMEQIPAILWTTDKENHYTSIVGAGLTQLGLQPDEAVGKPIYEFHESEEVSHYMTAMHERTLKGESVRFEQKLQNTILDIHIEPLRNSHEDIIGCIGLAIDVTVRKKTIEQLNRQRILLQTIFHSVTDVMIVTDRSHNIVMCNESIQLHFRCKEADLLGRPIRELVKSEADYQAQFNRVSYPNSHVLKPFILEYLRTDDTSFQGETIITPLRRSDNQITGYIQVIRDITDRIQMEEEKDQLHAQMLHAQKLESLGVLAGGVAHDFNNLLLAILGNTNLALMELQETSPISQNVKNIEIAARHATKICERLLAYSGRRTFVTTTFNLNQIIRETVEILKTIISPNAHIDLNLSKDSLLIHGDTGQIEQVVLNLLTNASEAIQNQKDAGKINVRTGLLELRQDDFADYYFCENVTPGRFVFFEIEDNGSGMDADCQSKMFDPFFTTKFTGRGLGLAGVSGIIRGHHGGLFVQSAVESGSCFRVILPVSIEAEEEVNTDSSIDPVVPADVGYVLVIDDDKAVCNVVTNVLKRFGFSVLLANSGAQGLEVYERNRDSISVVLLDMTMPGMSGVETLRQLQELQINIPVILTSGLSENDISDQMEGSEIVHFLKKPYKPQKLVNIVSKALLRHQIKDDATGKY; this is encoded by the coding sequence ATGAAGTTCAAGTTTGGTTCCGGCAAAGTGAAACTAAATCAGTTCCGTATCGATTCGACTCAGAATACACTTGAACCGCGAAAAGATGCATACACTGCCGAGAGTGAAACGACCTGTATTAAATCAATACTCGAAAGTATTCCTTCCGGCGCAGTCTTATTACAGACTGGCAGTCTGTATTTCAATGAACGTGCCAATGCCTTATTAGGGAGCTCCGAAGATCACCCGGAAGTCTTCGAGGAAAACGTTACACGGTTACTCACGCTGAAGCCCAATCCATTACCTGAATCTGCGGTACACCCCGCTCAGGTAGAGTTCTGGTCCAGTTGTCATGACGGCAATCAGTGTTTGTGTGAAGTAACTTTACCTGCTCAAGAAGAATCCAGTCTCTGGTTGATCGATGAAATTACATCCAGACGTCAGAACGAGCGACTGCATCATCTGCTGACCAGCGCAACCAGTGATGTAACCGGGGACGAGTTCTTCAAACGTCTCGTGACAACTCTCGCAGAAGCTTTGAAACTGAAATGTGTGCTGCTGGTCAAACATCAGACATTTCATTTTGAACCAGGAAACCAGCGAATAGGCAAGTGTCAGACAGTGGGGGCTTGTTTCGACGGGGAACTGGTTCCCGATTTTGAGTATGAGGTCAAAGGGACTCCCTGTGCCGATGCGATCGGTACGGAACCTTACAGTGTCTGTCAAAATGTAGCACGGCATTATCCGGAAGATATGTTCCTGCAGGAATATGAAATCGAATCCTATTTCAGCCTGCCGATGGTCGACAAACATGGTGCAGTGCAGGGGCATCTCGTGATGTTGGGCGACCGTCCTATCTACGAAGACCTCTGTGAAATCCCGGCCATTAAAAGTTACACCTATCGGGCGGCAGCAGAACTGAGTCGTGAGTACGCAGAACGCAAACTGAAAGAGAGTGAGCTGCGAATCACCATGGCGGCCCGTGGCTCGGAAATCGGCCTCTGGGATTATGATGTGATCACTAAACAGGCCCGGTTTGATGATAAATGGTTTACCATGCTCGGCTACACACCAGGGGAATTTGCTGCCAGCTTTGCCGCCTGGCAATCCCTGGTGCATCCGGAGGATTTACCACCAACGCTTCGGCTACTGAAAGATTATCTGGATGGAAAGAGCCCTTCCTACGAAGCAGAAATCCGCATGAAGACGAAAGCGGGAGCTTGGAAATGGATCCTGACCCGCGGAAAAATAGCAGCTTACAGCCCGCATCAGAAGCCGGTTCAGGTCATTGGAACCCATATTGATATCGATGACTTGAAACGTTCCCAGCAGATTCGTTTGCAGAATGAAGCACGTCTGCGGATCATCATGGAGCAGATCCCTGCGATTCTGTGGACCACAGACAAGGAGAATCATTATACCTCAATTGTCGGCGCAGGATTGACTCAGTTAGGGCTGCAGCCGGATGAAGCAGTTGGAAAACCGATTTATGAATTTCATGAATCGGAAGAAGTGTCCCATTACATGACGGCCATGCATGAGCGAACTCTGAAAGGAGAGTCCGTTCGTTTTGAACAAAAGTTGCAGAACACGATTCTGGATATCCATATCGAGCCCTTGCGAAACTCACATGAGGACATCATTGGCTGTATCGGGCTGGCGATTGATGTTACCGTCCGCAAGAAGACGATCGAGCAGTTAAATCGACAACGGATTCTGCTGCAGACTATTTTTCACTCAGTCACCGATGTGATGATTGTTACTGATCGCAGTCATAATATCGTCATGTGCAATGAATCAATTCAGCTGCATTTTCGGTGCAAAGAGGCGGATCTGCTGGGAAGACCGATCAGGGAACTCGTCAAGTCAGAGGCCGACTACCAGGCTCAGTTCAACCGGGTTTCTTATCCCAATTCACACGTGCTGAAACCTTTTATTCTGGAATACCTGAGAACCGATGACACTTCATTTCAAGGGGAGACAATCATCACTCCCCTGCGCCGCTCAGATAATCAAATCACCGGATATATTCAGGTGATTCGTGATATCACTGACCGGATTCAGATGGAAGAGGAGAAAGACCAGTTGCATGCCCAGATGCTGCATGCACAAAAACTGGAAAGCCTGGGGGTCCTTGCTGGAGGGGTGGCACATGATTTCAATAATCTGCTGCTGGCGATTCTCGGGAATACCAATCTCGCGCTCATGGAACTGCAGGAAACTTCTCCCATCAGCCAGAATGTGAAGAACATTGAAATCGCAGCCAGACATGCAACCAAAATCTGCGAACGGCTGCTGGCTTATTCTGGCCGTCGTACATTTGTAACGACAACATTTAACCTGAATCAGATCATTCGGGAAACGGTAGAGATTCTGAAAACAATCATTTCTCCCAATGCTCATATCGATCTGAACCTGTCAAAAGACTCTCTGCTGATTCACGGTGATACCGGTCAGATAGAACAAGTCGTTTTAAATCTGCTGACAAATGCTTCCGAAGCCATTCAGAATCAGAAAGATGCCGGGAAAATCAACGTTCGGACGGGATTACTCGAACTGCGGCAGGATGACTTTGCTGACTATTATTTCTGCGAGAATGTAACCCCTGGACGATTCGTCTTCTTCGAAATCGAGGATAATGGAAGTGGAATGGATGCAGACTGTCAGTCGAAAATGTTCGATCCATTTTTTACTACCAAATTCACCGGCAGGGGGCTCGGTCTGGCGGGGGTATCCGGAATCATTCGTGGTCACCATGGGGGACTGTTTGTTCAATCTGCAGTCGAGAGTGGTTCCTGTTTCAGAGTGATTCTTCCCGTTTCGATTGAAGCGGAAGAGGAAGTCAACACGGATAGTAGTATCGACCCTGTAGTGCCTGCCGATGTGGGTTATGTCCTGGTGATTGACGATGATAAAGCGGTCTGTAATGTGGTGACAAATGTGCTCAAGCGCTTTGGGTTTTCCGTACTGCTTGCCAACTCAGGCGCACAGGGGCTCGAGGTTTACGAGCGCAATCGTGACTCCATCAGCGTGGTCTTACTGGATATGACCATGCCCGGAATGAGTGGCGTCGAAACTCTCAGGCAGCTCCAGGAACTCCAGATCAATATTCCCGTCATCCTGACGAGTGGTCTCAGTGAAAACGACATCTCAGACCAGATGGAAGGCTCTGAGATCGTGCATTTCCTCAAGAAGCCATACAAGCCACAGAAACTGGTCAATATCGTGAGTAAAGCGCTTCTGCGACATCAGATTAAAGATGATGCCACCGGAAAGTATTAG
- a CDS encoding FtsW/RodA/SpoVE family cell cycle protein, whose translation MILKNMHYSGLNRIPWSLLCCILILMGCGLAGIARGDELAGQGHYFQKQCVWILISLAALIGTILFPYRNLRSISYPLFLMTLILLIAVFFIPAVNGSRRWIPLGFFKFQPSELAKITYILALAHYLMYRKNYRRIPGLIVPFILTCVPVILILREPDLGTSLLFFPILFAMLFSAGARPRHLITIVFLGICMLPLLWLQMNPEQKSRIVALFTQRDGGEMPRGDGYHLYQSKQMLALGGVWGSEIAGMPVDDPAAYHLPAGRTDFIFCLVGERFGIMGCLFALAVFSFLFIRGLQIATATREPFGRLVAVGIVTLLASQTIINTGMTVGLMPITGMTLPLMSYGGTSMLSTCLALGLLINICIRPGYEIHAEPFRF comes from the coding sequence TTGATCCTGAAGAACATGCATTACTCCGGCTTAAATCGCATTCCCTGGTCCCTGCTCTGCTGCATCCTGATTCTGATGGGTTGTGGTCTGGCAGGAATTGCGCGCGGCGATGAACTGGCTGGACAGGGACATTATTTCCAGAAACAGTGTGTCTGGATCCTGATCTCACTTGCGGCACTGATCGGCACAATCCTGTTTCCCTACCGTAATCTGCGGAGCATCAGCTATCCCCTGTTTCTAATGACGTTGATCCTGCTGATTGCCGTCTTTTTTATTCCTGCCGTGAACGGTTCCCGACGCTGGATTCCGCTCGGCTTCTTTAAATTTCAACCCTCGGAACTGGCGAAGATCACGTACATCCTGGCTCTGGCCCATTATCTGATGTACCGCAAGAATTACCGACGGATCCCGGGTTTGATTGTCCCGTTCATACTGACCTGTGTCCCCGTCATCCTGATTCTACGTGAACCAGACCTGGGAACCTCCCTGCTGTTCTTCCCGATTCTCTTCGCCATGCTGTTTTCCGCAGGAGCCCGCCCACGGCATCTGATCACCATCGTGTTCCTGGGAATCTGCATGCTGCCACTCCTCTGGCTCCAGATGAATCCCGAGCAGAAATCTCGTATCGTGGCACTGTTCACGCAGCGTGATGGAGGCGAGATGCCGCGTGGAGACGGCTACCACCTCTACCAGTCAAAGCAGATGCTGGCACTGGGGGGCGTCTGGGGAAGCGAGATTGCCGGCATGCCCGTCGATGATCCTGCGGCCTACCACCTGCCTGCGGGTCGTACCGACTTCATTTTCTGTCTGGTTGGCGAACGGTTTGGCATCATGGGCTGCCTGTTTGCGCTGGCGGTCTTCAGCTTTCTCTTTATCCGGGGATTGCAGATCGCGACAGCAACCCGCGAGCCCTTTGGTCGACTGGTCGCAGTGGGGATAGTCACGCTGCTCGCGTCGCAGACAATCATCAATACGGGAATGACCGTCGGCCTCATGCCCATCACCGGGATGACGCTTCCTCTGATGAGTTACGGCGGGACCAGTATGCTCAGCACCTGCCTGGCTCTGGGATTGTTGATCAATATCTGTATAAGGCCCGGCTATGAAATTCACGCTGAACCATTCCGGTTCTAA